A genomic region of Deltaproteobacteria bacterium contains the following coding sequences:
- the atpG gene encoding ATP synthase F1 subunit gamma, which yields RKVAAVQKTKQITKAMNMVAASKFKSAQMGMENFRPYATKFMDVLSSLALRVDANSHPLLAVREAKRLRVICMTSDRGLCGGFNNNLIKATEKFIEARRDEGRDVTLIPIGRKARDYFRKRQPIMNDRTDVFGKFDMSLAVAIARDVVPPFMKEEYDELYLVYNQFVNVSVQKPMVVRLFPLPTIGADEDVDPEKRIDYIYEPSDEILLERLLPMYVHVLIYRALVETSAGENGARMAAMDNATRNCEELIGSLTLKYNKARQAAITAELMDIVGGTEALANG from the coding sequence AAAGAAAAGTTGCCGCTGTTCAAAAAACGAAACAGATTACCAAGGCCATGAATATGGTTGCGGCGTCCAAGTTCAAGTCCGCCCAGATGGGAATGGAGAATTTCCGGCCTTATGCGACGAAGTTCATGGATGTTCTGAGCAGTTTGGCCCTGCGTGTGGATGCGAATTCGCACCCCCTCCTTGCCGTTAGAGAAGCGAAACGGCTCCGGGTGATCTGTATGACCTCCGATCGGGGGTTGTGCGGTGGTTTTAATAATAACCTGATCAAGGCGACGGAGAAGTTCATCGAGGCCAGAAGAGACGAAGGCAGAGACGTTACCCTGATTCCAATCGGCAGAAAAGCCAGAGATTACTTCAGGAAAAGACAACCCATCATGAATGACCGGACCGATGTGTTTGGAAAGTTCGATATGAGTCTGGCTGTAGCAATCGCACGGGATGTCGTGCCTCCTTTTATGAAGGAGGAGTACGATGAACTATATCTGGTTTATAATCAGTTCGTCAATGTTTCCGTCCAGAAGCCGATGGTTGTCCGCCTGTTCCCACTGCCGACGATAGGGGCGGACGAGGATGTCGATCCGGAAAAGCGCATCGATTATATCTATGAGCCCTCGGACGAGATACTTTTAGAGCGACTGCTCCCCATGTACGTCCACGTTCTGATTTACCGTGCCCTGGTGGAAACGTCTGCAGGGGAGAACGGGGCAAGGATGGCCGCCATGGATAATGCGACACGAAACTGTGAGGAGCTGATCGGCAGTCTGACGCTCAAGTACAACAAGGCAAGACAGGCGGCGATTACGGCGGAACTCATGGATATCGTCGGCGGTACGGAAGCTCTGGCCAACGGTTAG